A window of the Desulforapulum autotrophicum HRM2 genome harbors these coding sequences:
- a CDS encoding dissimilatory sulfite reductase D family protein, with product MSDLLDNKEEAEKAIMAWLEKKTKSKSKFYLKDFYSIFPDDKPRMIKKVVNNMVTEGVLEYWSSGSTTMYGIKGAGKQSHSEGED from the coding sequence ATGAGTGATCTTCTTGACAACAAAGAAGAGGCCGAAAAGGCAATAATGGCATGGCTTGAGAAAAAGACCAAGTCTAAATCCAAGTTCTACCTCAAGGATTTCTACTCGATCTTTCCCGACGACAAACCCAGGATGATCAAAAAGGTTGTAAATAACATGGTTACAGAGGGTGTTCTTGAGTACTGGTCCAGCGGAAGTACCACCATGTACGGTATCAAAGGTGCTGGTAAGCAGAGCCATTCTGAGGGTGAAGATTAA
- the glpB gene encoding glycerol-3-phosphate dehydrogenase subunit GlpB, whose translation MIINTPAPMETSTIKADLAVIGAGMTGMAAALFAVNRKISTALVGQHSAMNFASGIMDLMGVHPAGQQWDDPWKAIDQVRYDLPDHPFAKVENTLIKESLEEVSNFLEGKLPYRRSMGTNVTLVTSVGTPKKTYMVPKTMWNGVKALEKKAPTLILDFTGMKLFSARQIASSLEKIWPGLRSKTIDFPKSELLEELHPEHVARVLDLSANRVALARRIKPLVKDVEYIGFPALLGMYKSVETVAELETLLGRPIFEIPTPPVSVPGIRLQEAMINGLGINKIFYSLSTMATKVTRTDGKEFITTIKGNNGNQTIVSKAVLLATGRFLGKGLVAGRRGICEPLMNLFVTQPESRDGWHRTSLFDPKGHPVNRAGIQTDSAFRPLTSSGEPVLDGLYVAGSILAGSDWMRMKCGSGVAIATALAAVKAIETAGTEK comes from the coding sequence ATGATCATTAACACCCCAGCCCCCATGGAAACCTCAACCATTAAAGCCGACCTTGCCGTCATCGGTGCCGGCATGACCGGTATGGCAGCAGCCCTCTTTGCCGTTAACCGAAAGATTTCAACCGCACTGGTGGGTCAGCATTCTGCCATGAATTTTGCAAGCGGGATCATGGATCTCATGGGCGTGCACCCGGCTGGCCAACAATGGGACGATCCCTGGAAGGCCATTGACCAGGTACGTTACGACCTGCCGGACCACCCCTTCGCAAAGGTAGAAAATACCCTGATTAAAGAGTCCCTGGAAGAGGTGTCGAACTTTCTTGAAGGCAAGCTCCCCTACCGGCGATCCATGGGAACGAACGTCACCCTTGTCACCTCCGTGGGTACCCCTAAAAAAACATACATGGTCCCCAAAACCATGTGGAACGGCGTGAAGGCCCTTGAGAAAAAAGCCCCCACACTGATACTTGATTTCACGGGCATGAAACTATTCAGTGCACGTCAGATCGCATCCTCCCTTGAAAAAATATGGCCGGGCTTACGATCCAAAACCATTGACTTTCCAAAATCCGAACTTCTGGAAGAACTCCACCCCGAGCATGTGGCAAGAGTCCTTGACCTTTCGGCAAACCGGGTAGCGCTTGCACGCCGGATAAAACCCCTTGTGAAAGATGTTGAATACATCGGTTTTCCAGCCCTTCTTGGCATGTACAAATCCGTTGAGACCGTGGCCGAGCTTGAGACCCTCCTGGGAAGACCCATATTTGAAATCCCCACCCCGCCAGTGTCTGTGCCGGGCATAAGGCTCCAGGAGGCCATGATCAACGGCCTTGGGATCAACAAGATTTTTTACAGCCTCTCGACCATGGCAACCAAAGTAACAAGAACAGATGGCAAAGAGTTCATCACCACCATAAAGGGCAACAACGGCAACCAGACCATTGTCTCAAAGGCCGTTCTCCTGGCAACGGGCCGCTTCCTTGGCAAGGGACTTGTGGCCGGTCGCAGGGGTATTTGTGAACCCCTTATGAATCTTTTTGTAACCCAGCCTGAATCCCGCGATGGATGGCACAGAACAAGTCTGTTCGATCCCAAGGGACACCCGGTAAACCGGGCCGGAATCCAGACTGATTCAGCGTTCAGACCCCTTACCTCTTCAGGAGAACCGGTTCTGGACGGTCTTTACGTGGCAGGCTCCATCCTGGCCGGTTCAGACTGGATGCGCATGAAATGCGGATCAGGTGTTGCCATTGCCACCGCCCTTGCCGCTGTCAAGGCCATTGAAACGGCAGGGACCGAAAAATGA
- a CDS encoding cytochrome c3 family protein, whose protein sequence is MGKRMLTVLLITGVALVFAATGLQAGTKVEDTIQMNTKEYADHSKGLVEFTHKKHIEEYKLKCGECHHDAEGKPLDLKSGDDVQRCVECHKETEKVKGEKISKKDKIMKYQQEAMHANCIECHKEHNISLKDPKDPRGTKGPAPASCSKCHPKK, encoded by the coding sequence ATGGGAAAAAGAATGTTGACTGTACTTCTAATTACTGGCGTGGCTCTTGTTTTTGCAGCCACAGGCCTGCAGGCAGGCACCAAGGTTGAAGACACCATCCAGATGAACACAAAAGAGTATGCAGACCACTCTAAGGGCCTTGTGGAGTTTACCCACAAAAAACACATTGAAGAATACAAACTCAAATGCGGCGAATGCCACCACGACGCCGAGGGTAAACCCCTTGACCTGAAATCGGGAGACGATGTCCAACGCTGCGTTGAGTGCCACAAGGAAACCGAAAAGGTCAAGGGCGAGAAAATCAGCAAAAAAGACAAGATCATGAAATACCAGCAGGAAGCCATGCATGCCAACTGCATCGAATGCCATAAGGAGCACAACATCTCATTGAAGGATCCCAAGGATCCCAGGGGCACCAAGGGCCCTGCTCCTGCATCCTGCTCGAAGTGTCATCCCAAGAAATAA
- a CDS encoding tetratricopeptide repeat protein, whose protein sequence is MGNTPRPQNADEYIARMRNTLSENTECGTTHYNLAVGLMGQQEYDAAEKALHDAIECSPNLAEAYVLLGGLCLQRNDLEGCLRYNRYAIKARAGFAEGYANIGFVLLQVIDGKNEKEDEEKLDQAIKHLKKAIIHNSKFVQAFATLGSAYYMKGLIDEGIKANLEAVNIQSDFPIAHNNLAVGYLQKGLYDKAIDHCDRAVALGFDVAEELKNELAPHRG, encoded by the coding sequence ATGGGAAACACACCACGACCACAGAATGCAGACGAATATATAGCTAGGATGCGTAACACGCTCTCCGAGAACACTGAATGCGGGACCACCCACTACAACCTGGCCGTTGGCCTCATGGGACAGCAGGAGTACGACGCAGCTGAAAAAGCCCTCCACGATGCCATTGAGTGCAGTCCGAACCTGGCTGAAGCCTATGTGCTCCTGGGCGGGCTCTGTCTCCAGAGAAATGATCTTGAAGGATGTCTCAGGTATAACCGTTATGCCATTAAAGCCAGGGCGGGTTTTGCTGAAGGGTACGCCAATATCGGATTTGTTCTGCTCCAGGTCATTGACGGGAAAAATGAAAAAGAAGATGAGGAAAAGCTTGACCAGGCCATCAAGCACCTTAAAAAGGCCATTATTCACAATTCCAAGTTTGTCCAGGCCTTTGCCACCCTTGGCAGTGCCTATTATATGAAGGGGCTGATTGACGAAGGTATCAAGGCCAACCTTGAAGCGGTGAATATTCAATCTGATTTTCCCATAGCCCACAACAATCTTGCCGTGGGCTATCTTCAAAAGGGGCTTTATGACAAGGCTATTGACCATTGTGACAGGGCTGTGGCCTTGGGGTTTGACGTTGCTGAGGAGCTTAAGAACGAGCTTGCTCCCCACAGGGGCTGA
- a CDS encoding twin-arginine translocase TatA/TatE family subunit, producing MFGLGMPEILLILAIALMVIGPKKLPELAKTLGRAMGEFKKAAQDFKRSIDLEETARKFEAPAKSIRETIKEATPSPEENPAATPEAVTPADQAPSPDKGDNTPHGNQTSNGDGAKN from the coding sequence ATGTTTGGTTTGGGAATGCCTGAAATCCTACTTATATTGGCCATTGCCCTCATGGTGATCGGCCCCAAAAAACTGCCTGAACTTGCCAAAACTCTTGGCCGGGCCATGGGAGAGTTCAAGAAGGCTGCCCAGGATTTCAAGCGAAGCATTGACTTGGAGGAGACGGCCAGAAAATTTGAAGCACCCGCAAAAAGCATCAGGGAAACCATCAAGGAAGCCACCCCCTCCCCTGAAGAAAACCCGGCAGCCACTCCAGAGGCAGTCACCCCTGCCGACCAGGCGCCATCGCCAGACAAAGGGGACAATACCCCCCATGGCAACCAAACCAGCAACGGTGATGGGGCAAAAAATTGA
- the tatC gene encoding twin-arginine translocase subunit TatC has translation MSREEEKSPFTEHLGELRDRLVRSFIAVGVGFVIAYCFKERLFDILTAPLIAAMGEGQKMIFTGLPEAFFTYLKVSLLTGVILATPVLFYEFWMFVSPGLYRKEKRFVLPVVILSIFFFCVGSSFGYFIVFPYGFQFFLGFSSDTIQAMPSMKEYLGFASKMLLAFGFVFELPLVLTFMARMGLVSVEFLKKNRKYAILIFFTGAALITPPDVVTQIMMAIPLMILYEISIIGARVFGKKKDSDEEEAAENSDVQTDKSTDDTTPGEDQN, from the coding sequence TTGAGCAGGGAAGAAGAAAAGAGCCCATTTACCGAGCATCTTGGTGAACTCAGGGACAGGCTTGTCCGGTCCTTTATTGCCGTGGGCGTTGGTTTTGTCATTGCCTACTGCTTTAAAGAACGGCTCTTTGATATCCTTACCGCCCCCCTCATAGCAGCCATGGGCGAGGGTCAAAAAATGATTTTTACCGGCCTTCCCGAGGCTTTTTTCACCTATCTCAAAGTATCGCTGCTCACGGGAGTTATCCTTGCCACTCCTGTCCTTTTTTACGAGTTCTGGATGTTTGTGAGTCCGGGCCTCTACCGAAAAGAGAAACGTTTTGTTTTACCCGTGGTCATCCTGTCGATCTTCTTTTTTTGTGTTGGCTCCTCTTTTGGCTACTTCATCGTCTTTCCCTATGGGTTTCAATTTTTTCTGGGCTTTTCGTCTGACACCATCCAGGCAATGCCCTCCATGAAAGAGTATCTTGGATTTGCTTCCAAAATGCTCCTTGCCTTTGGCTTTGTATTTGAACTGCCCCTGGTCCTCACCTTCATGGCTAGGATGGGGCTGGTTTCGGTGGAATTTCTTAAAAAGAACCGTAAATATGCGATCCTCATCTTTTTTACCGGTGCGGCCCTTATCACCCCCCCGGATGTGGTGACCCAGATCATGATGGCCATTCCCCTGATGATACTATATGAAATCAGCATAATCGGGGCCAGAGTATTCGGAAAAAAAAAGGATTCAGACGAGGAAGAAGCGGCTGAGAACAGTGACGTTCAGACGGATAAGAGCACTGATGATACGACCCCAGGGGAAGATCAAAATTGA
- the dapA gene encoding 4-hydroxy-tetrahydrodipicolinate synthase, which translates to MKTGCYTALITPFTNKGELDGEGLDRLIKFQIQNNITGILAAGTTGESPTLKWEEHNRIIAEVAKAAQEKCLCIAGTGSNNTHEALDAVRHAARAGADAVLLVDPYYNGPSSLEIRREYIEPVARSFPDMQIIPYIIPGRTGTQLLPEDLALAAKKYPNITTVKEATGNIDNMRRTRECCGENFTIMSGDDSLVLEMMTDPAIGAAGGFSVMSNIAPKAMADLVMLLDQGRQEAAEKLQTALAPLLDLVTVTTVETTPFGRVKCRARNPLALKTLMRVMGMPSGACRAPMGKMTHLGLETVITAARKIQAQTPWIFAPVADFFGVDIDERLDNPEHTRDLWYDYEQA; encoded by the coding sequence ATGAAAACAGGATGCTATACGGCGCTGATAACACCGTTTACCAATAAAGGAGAGCTTGATGGGGAAGGCCTTGACCGACTCATCAAATTTCAAATCCAGAACAACATAACCGGTATCCTTGCCGCCGGAACCACAGGAGAGAGTCCCACCCTCAAATGGGAAGAGCACAACCGGATTATTGCCGAGGTGGCAAAAGCTGCCCAGGAAAAATGCCTCTGCATTGCAGGAACGGGAAGCAACAATACCCACGAGGCACTGGATGCTGTACGCCATGCTGCCCGTGCAGGGGCCGACGCCGTTCTACTTGTGGACCCCTACTACAACGGCCCAAGCTCCCTTGAGATCCGCAGGGAGTACATTGAGCCCGTTGCACGCTCATTTCCGGACATGCAGATCATTCCCTACATCATTCCGGGAAGAACCGGAACCCAGCTTTTACCCGAAGACCTGGCCCTTGCGGCAAAAAAATACCCGAACATCACCACGGTCAAGGAGGCTACCGGAAATATAGACAATATGCGCCGAACCCGTGAATGCTGCGGCGAAAATTTCACCATCATGTCCGGGGATGACTCCCTGGTGCTTGAGATGATGACAGATCCTGCCATCGGGGCTGCAGGCGGATTCTCCGTCATGTCCAACATTGCGCCAAAGGCCATGGCCGATCTTGTCATGCTCCTTGACCAGGGCAGACAGGAAGCCGCTGAAAAACTTCAAACGGCCCTTGCGCCCCTCCTCGACCTTGTCACCGTCACCACCGTTGAAACGACCCCCTTTGGCCGGGTAAAATGCAGGGCCAGAAATCCCCTTGCCCTCAAGACTTTGATGCGGGTGATGGGCATGCCGTCCGGAGCCTGCCGTGCCCCCATGGGTAAAATGACCCATCTGGGTCTGGAAACTGTTATCACTGCTGCCCGGAAAATCCAGGCCCAGACACCCTGGATTTTTGCACCTGTGGCTGATTTTTTCGGGGTGGATATTGACGAGCGCTTAGACAATCCCGAGCACACCAGGGATCTGTGGTACGACTACGAACAGGCATGA
- the dsrB gene encoding dissimilatory-type sulfite reductase subunit beta, which yields MAFISSGYNPAKPMENRITDIGPKHFEEFYPEVIKKNKGKWTHHEILEPGVLVHVSETGDEVYTVRCGGARLMSTTHINEICDIADKHCDGHLRFTTRNNIEFMVDSKDKVEPLKNDLKSRKFAGGSLKFPIGGTGAGITNIVHTQGWIHCHTPATDASGTVKSTMDALFDEFQNMRLPAHLRVSMACCLNMCGAVHCSDIAILGYHRKPPMLDHEYLDKLCEIPLAVAACPTAAIKPAKVTLANGTEVKSVEVKNERCMFCGNCYTMCPSMPLADTDGDGIVLMAGGKVSNRISDPKFSKVVVAFLPNEMPRWPSMTDAIKKMVNAYSNGANKYERLGDWAERIGWEKFFEVCELNFTHHLIDDFRQQAYMSWRQTTNFKF from the coding sequence ATGGCTTTTATATCATCTGGATACAATCCAGCGAAACCGATGGAAAACAGGATCACCGACATCGGTCCGAAACATTTTGAAGAATTTTATCCTGAAGTCATCAAGAAGAACAAGGGTAAATGGACCCACCATGAGATCCTTGAGCCGGGCGTTCTGGTTCATGTCTCTGAAACAGGGGACGAGGTTTACACCGTTCGCTGCGGTGGCGCCCGCCTCATGAGTACCACCCATATCAACGAAATCTGTGACATTGCTGACAAGCACTGTGACGGTCATCTTCGTTTCACCACCCGTAACAACATTGAGTTCATGGTGGATTCCAAGGACAAGGTCGAGCCGTTGAAGAACGACCTTAAGAGCCGTAAATTTGCCGGTGGAAGCCTCAAGTTCCCCATCGGCGGTACCGGTGCAGGTATCACCAACATTGTTCATACCCAGGGATGGATCCACTGCCACACACCTGCCACTGATGCGTCAGGTACGGTTAAGTCCACCATGGATGCCCTGTTTGATGAGTTCCAGAACATGAGACTTCCTGCCCACCTCAGGGTCTCCATGGCCTGCTGCCTCAACATGTGCGGTGCTGTTCATTGTTCCGACATAGCCATTCTTGGTTACCACAGAAAGCCCCCCATGCTTGACCATGAGTACCTTGACAAGCTTTGCGAGATCCCCCTTGCGGTTGCTGCATGCCCCACGGCAGCCATTAAACCAGCCAAGGTGACCCTTGCAAATGGTACAGAGGTCAAGTCAGTTGAAGTAAAGAACGAGCGCTGCATGTTCTGCGGTAACTGCTACACCATGTGCCCCTCCATGCCCCTTGCCGATACAGATGGTGACGGTATTGTTCTCATGGCCGGTGGAAAGGTTTCCAACAGGATCAGCGATCCCAAGTTCTCCAAGGTTGTCGTGGCCTTCCTTCCCAATGAGATGCCCCGCTGGCCTTCAATGACCGACGCCATCAAAAAGATGGTTAATGCTTATTCAAACGGCGCCAACAAGTATGAGCGTCTGGGTGACTGGGCAGAGAGAATCGGATGGGAGAAGTTTTTTGAAGTATGTGAGCTTAACTTTACCCACCATCTCATTGATGATTTCCGTCAGCAGGCATACATGTCCTGGCGTCAGACCACCAATTTTAAGTTCTAA
- the dsrA gene encoding dissimilatory-type sulfite reductase subunit alpha: MAKHETPFLDQLESGPWPSFVSDMKQQAEVRAKNEAGVEFQIPQDCVDDLLGVVELSYKHGRTHWKHGGIVGVFGYGGGVIGRYCDQPSLFPGVEHFHTMRVNQPAGKYYSTEYLRSITKLWDLRGSGMTNMHGATGDIILLGTTTPQLEEVFWELTHNLGQDLGGSGSNLRTPADCLGTSRCEYSCYDTNSLVHFLTNEFQDELHRPAFPYKFKFKLDGCPNCCVASIARSDMSFIGTWKDDIKIDQDAVNKYIEQDPAYPSNAGAHKGRDWGPFDIQKEVINLCPTGCMKMVGKELKIDNANCTRCMHCINVMPRALKIGDVRGCSILCGAKAPILDGAQMGSLLVPFMEVNPDNDYEAITDLIENIWDWWMEEGKNRERLGELIMRQGFQKLLEVTGIEAVPQHVAYPRTNPYIFWREDEVPGGFERDVVEYRKHHLR; encoded by the coding sequence ATGGCAAAACATGAAACTCCTTTTTTGGATCAGCTTGAGTCTGGTCCATGGCCGAGTTTTGTCTCTGACATGAAGCAACAGGCCGAGGTCAGAGCAAAGAATGAAGCAGGTGTGGAATTCCAGATCCCCCAGGATTGTGTGGATGATCTCCTCGGCGTTGTGGAGCTCTCTTACAAACATGGCAGAACCCACTGGAAACACGGCGGAATCGTAGGTGTATTTGGTTACGGCGGTGGTGTTATCGGTCGTTACTGCGATCAGCCCAGTCTTTTCCCCGGTGTTGAGCACTTCCATACCATGCGGGTCAACCAGCCTGCAGGTAAGTACTACAGCACAGAGTACCTTCGTTCCATCACCAAGCTCTGGGATCTCCGGGGTTCCGGCATGACAAACATGCACGGCGCCACAGGTGATATCATTCTCCTTGGCACCACAACTCCCCAGCTTGAAGAGGTTTTCTGGGAATTGACCCATAATCTGGGCCAGGATCTTGGTGGTTCAGGTTCCAACCTGAGAACCCCGGCAGACTGCCTGGGTACCTCCCGTTGTGAATATTCCTGCTACGACACCAATTCCCTGGTACATTTCTTGACCAACGAGTTCCAGGATGAGCTTCACCGTCCGGCCTTCCCCTACAAGTTTAAATTCAAACTTGACGGTTGTCCCAACTGCTGTGTTGCCTCCATCGCCCGTTCTGACATGTCTTTCATCGGTACATGGAAGGACGATATCAAGATCGATCAGGATGCCGTCAACAAGTACATTGAGCAAGATCCTGCATATCCCTCAAACGCCGGTGCCCACAAGGGCCGTGACTGGGGCCCCTTTGACATCCAGAAAGAGGTCATCAATCTTTGCCCCACTGGCTGTATGAAGATGGTCGGTAAAGAGCTGAAGATTGACAATGCAAACTGCACCCGCTGCATGCACTGCATCAACGTCATGCCAAGGGCGCTTAAGATTGGTGATGTCAGAGGCTGTTCCATTCTCTGCGGTGCCAAGGCGCCCATCCTTGATGGTGCCCAGATGGGATCTCTCCTGGTTCCCTTTATGGAAGTTAACCCTGACAATGATTACGAAGCCATCACAGATCTTATCGAAAATATCTGGGACTGGTGGATGGAAGAGGGCAAGAACCGCGAACGTCTTGGTGAGCTGATCATGCGTCAGGGCTTCCAGAAACTCCTCGAAGTCACAGGTATCGAGGCTGTGCCCCAGCATGTGGCATACCCCAGAACTAACCCCTACATCTTCTGGAGAGAGGATGAGGTGCCTGGCGGATTCGAACGCGACGTTGTTGAATACAGAAAACATCACCTGAGATAA
- a CDS encoding cobyrinate a,c-diamide synthase, whose product MQQTNQKIPGLVVAGLRGGAGKTVISLGIAAAWRQSDLAVAPFKKGPDYIDAGWLSLAAGRPCYNLDTYLCADSQVQESYSTHSKNCDIALVEGNRGLFDGIDIQGRTSTAELAKLLNLPLLLVVDCTKSTRTIAALILGCMHFDPDLDIVGVILNRVAGKRHENKVRDNIKQFCNLPVFGAVPKLGSRDFPERHMGLVPMAEHALSMDSVAAAERVARASIDLDWLYRACVESTNRVTPKKPLPAKLPHLRVPPPPAVDHGAKRPKIGIIRDSAFQFYYPDNLEALEALGAELCYISPLRESRIPLVDAIYMGGGFPETHAAQLSANTAFSENLRLLAARGLPIYAECGGFIFLGQSLTLEGVVYPMAGVLPVRFGLSKRPVGHGYTQVRVVEENPYFKQGEVIRGHEFRYSTVLEIDQTQGAMAFSMERGKGIINGLDGFFTNRVFATYTHILAPGTPAWAEAILNQARIYQSRQECNF is encoded by the coding sequence ATGCAGCAGACGAATCAAAAAATTCCCGGTCTGGTGGTCGCAGGCCTAAGGGGCGGGGCCGGTAAAACGGTTATATCCCTCGGTATTGCCGCTGCATGGCGTCAGTCCGATCTGGCTGTGGCCCCTTTTAAAAAAGGCCCGGATTATATTGATGCCGGCTGGCTGTCTCTTGCAGCCGGCCGGCCCTGCTACAATCTTGACACCTACCTGTGCGCCGATTCCCAAGTTCAAGAGAGTTATTCCACCCATTCTAAAAATTGTGATATCGCATTGGTTGAAGGCAATCGCGGGTTGTTTGACGGCATAGATATCCAAGGGCGAACCAGCACGGCCGAGCTTGCCAAGCTTTTGAACCTTCCCCTTCTGCTGGTGGTTGACTGCACCAAGAGTACCCGGACCATTGCAGCCCTGATCCTGGGATGCATGCATTTTGATCCCGATCTTGACATCGTTGGGGTCATTCTGAATCGGGTGGCCGGCAAACGCCACGAAAACAAGGTCAGGGATAACATCAAACAATTCTGCAATCTTCCCGTGTTTGGCGCTGTTCCAAAGCTTGGGTCCAGGGACTTCCCAGAGCGTCACATGGGACTTGTTCCCATGGCGGAACACGCCCTTTCCATGGATTCAGTTGCCGCTGCAGAAAGGGTTGCAAGGGCGTCCATAGATCTTGACTGGCTTTACAGGGCTTGTGTGGAATCAACGAACAGGGTAACACCAAAGAAACCGTTGCCTGCTAAATTGCCCCATTTACGGGTGCCGCCTCCTCCAGCGGTCGACCATGGCGCCAAAAGACCCAAGATCGGCATTATCAGAGATTCCGCATTTCAGTTCTACTATCCGGACAATCTTGAGGCACTTGAGGCCCTTGGGGCCGAACTTTGTTACATCAGTCCCCTCAGGGAGAGTCGAATTCCTTTGGTGGATGCCATCTACATGGGAGGTGGGTTTCCCGAGACCCATGCAGCCCAGCTTTCGGCCAACACTGCATTTTCTGAAAATTTAAGGCTTCTTGCAGCCAGAGGACTTCCCATTTATGCCGAGTGTGGGGGATTTATTTTTCTCGGGCAGAGTCTAACCCTTGAAGGGGTCGTCTATCCCATGGCCGGGGTTCTTCCTGTAAGGTTCGGGTTGTCCAAGCGGCCTGTGGGACATGGCTACACCCAGGTGAGGGTGGTTGAAGAGAACCCCTATTTTAAACAGGGAGAGGTGATCCGGGGCCATGAGTTCCGATATTCCACCGTCCTTGAAATCGATCAGACCCAGGGTGCCATGGCCTTTTCCATGGAAAGGGGAAAGGGGATCATCAACGGCCTGGACGGATTCTTCACAAATCGGGTGTTTGCCACCTATACCCACATCCTTGCCCCTGGCACCCCTGCCTGGGCCGAAGCCATTTTAAATCAAGCCCGGATCTATCAAAGCCGCCAGGAATGCAATTTTTAG
- a CDS encoding DEAD/DEAH box helicase: MRPHKKREPWTLDHFQVPTQEGKTRFHDLDLPLGLMHAISDENFQYCMPVQAEVLPHTLMGKDATAKAQTGTGKSAAFLVTIIARLMKNPTRGKREKGTPRALIIEPTRELVLQIEKDAKALTLYTPLRTVSVFGGMDYKRQQDQLASAHVDIIAATPGRLMDFMRQKLINLGKIEILVIDEADRLLDMGFIPDMRNIIYNTPHKKERQTLFFSATLAPEILRMANQWTVDPAVVEIDPDKTAADSINQKVFIVTEDQKFPLLYNLISGEKLERVILFVNMRSTTRRIAQRLVQFDISSEILSGEVSQKQRIRTLDDFRNGKVRVLVATDVAARGLHIEGVSHVINYDLPQDPEHYIHRIGRTGRAGAEGISVSFADEMSSFQIPDIEAVLGNKLECEYPDDAMLAPLPKPKRRIPPKPDTRPPQKKNRSSRSNSRPRSKGTPGPKGSSRQRNPRNAPKKESSQR; this comes from the coding sequence GTGCGACCCCACAAAAAACGTGAACCCTGGACCCTGGACCATTTCCAGGTTCCCACCCAGGAGGGAAAGACCCGATTCCATGATCTTGACCTTCCCCTGGGACTGATGCACGCCATTTCAGATGAAAACTTTCAATACTGTATGCCGGTCCAGGCAGAGGTGCTTCCCCACACCCTCATGGGTAAGGACGCAACAGCCAAGGCCCAGACAGGTACAGGCAAGAGCGCTGCTTTTCTCGTAACCATCATTGCACGCCTCATGAAAAACCCCACCAGGGGGAAAAGGGAAAAGGGAACGCCCAGGGCCTTGATCATTGAACCCACACGGGAGCTTGTCCTCCAGATCGAAAAAGATGCAAAGGCCCTGACCCTCTACACCCCCCTTCGAACCGTATCCGTGTTCGGCGGCATGGATTACAAACGCCAGCAGGACCAACTCGCCTCGGCCCATGTGGACATCATCGCAGCAACACCTGGCCGGCTCATGGATTTCATGCGCCAGAAGCTTATCAACCTGGGCAAAATTGAGATCCTTGTCATTGACGAGGCAGACCGACTGCTGGACATGGGATTCATCCCGGACATGCGAAATATCATTTACAATACCCCCCACAAAAAAGAGCGGCAGACCCTGTTCTTTTCCGCCACCCTTGCCCCTGAGATTTTGCGGATGGCCAACCAATGGACCGTTGACCCTGCAGTTGTGGAAATTGACCCGGACAAGACTGCGGCGGATTCCATCAACCAGAAAGTTTTCATTGTCACGGAAGACCAAAAATTCCCCCTGCTCTACAACCTCATCTCCGGGGAAAAACTTGAACGGGTCATCCTCTTTGTCAACATGCGAAGCACCACCCGAAGAATCGCCCAGCGTCTGGTTCAATTCGACATCTCAAGCGAAATTCTCTCAGGAGAGGTTTCCCAGAAACAGCGCATCCGAACCCTTGATGATTTCAGAAATGGCAAGGTAAGGGTTCTTGTGGCAACGGATGTGGCTGCACGGGGACTTCATATTGAAGGGGTCAGCCACGTGATCAACTATGACCTTCCCCAGGACCCTGAGCACTATATACATCGCATCGGACGCACGGGAAGGGCCGGGGCTGAAGGAATTTCCGTCAGTTTTGCCGATGAGATGAGCTCATTCCAAATTCCCGACATCGAAGCGGTGCTCGGCAACAAGCTTGAGTGTGAGTATCCCGATGACGCCATGCTTGCGCCGCTTCCAAAACCTAAACGAAGAATCCCCCCCAAACCAGACACCCGGCCCCCCCAGAAAAAAAACCGCAGCTCCAGATCAAACAGCCGCCCCCGATCCAAGGGAACCCCGGGCCCCAAGGGCAGCTCCAGACAGAGAAACCCCAGGAACGCTCCTAAAAAGGAGTCTTCCCAGCGTTGA